In Sphingomonas sp. SUN019, the genomic window CCTTCGCCAGCTTCAACGGCACGGTCGAGGAACTCGATTTCGACAAGGCGAAGGTCAAGGTTTCGGTGTCCATCTTCGGGCGCGCGACGCCGGTGGAATTGGATTTCGAGCAGGTCGAGCGCAGCAAGTAGGTCGCAGCATGCGCGCGCGTAGCGAAGCTAGGCGCGAGACGGGCCAGACCGGTCGGCGGGTCGCAGCATGCGAACCCGTCCGACGAGATACGAGGGCTTTGCCCGCGTTCTCCCTCAGTTGCCTCAAAGCATCGACAACAGCATCACCCGATGCCGTATTCCGTGCCTCATCACGGAGCCTAACCATGCGCACAACAATCGCGCTCGACGACGATCTCGTCGCGAAGGCGCAGGACCACACTGGCATCACCGAGAAGACCGCGCTGTTCGGCACCGGCATCGGCTATGTCGACGCACATCTGCTGGCCAGCACGATGTTGATGCCGGGTACAACGCTTTGGACGCGCGACACGCGATTGACGGCGGCGGCGCAGAGCCTTGGTATAGCGGCGCATCTGCCGAGCTGAGCCGGAAACTTGCGGTCATCACTCGCCTGCATACCGGCGCGCCGGTTATGCCAAGGGCTGGAAGATCCGCCCAACCGGCTGGTTCCGTTACGCGGCCTCTTCGTCCGATTGATCGCAGATCAAGAGGCCGTCGCCTGCCTCGCCCGCGTCGCCCACGCCGTCCAGGATCACCAGCGCTTCGTTCAGGTACAGCGCGACATCCGCCATGCGCAGTGCGTCGGCGGTCGTCAAAGCGGCGCGAACCTGCAGCGCCAGCGAATCTCTGTCGGGTGGTTTTGCGTCCATCCGCGAAACTATGCCGGGACTTCATCCGATCACAAACTTTTTGTTTGCTCCGAGAAACACCGCACGATCAGATCGTGGCCGCGGTCCG contains:
- a CDS encoding type II toxin-antitoxin system VapB family antitoxin, producing the protein MRTTIALDDDLVAKAQDHTGITEKTALFGTGIGYVDAHLLASTMLMPGTTLWTRDTRLTAAAQSLGIAAHLPS